One Halomarina pelagica genomic region harbors:
- a CDS encoding DUF1616 domain-containing protein, whose protein sequence is MSSPRGRSAGPVPLDLVVALVYLGVVDFLLVTGAIVGSGNPNPLRILLTLPVMLFLPGYALAAAAFPRRILRKRDRRSRARGSLLGRISGRSQAGIDNVERLGLAFGLSVALMPMLGLVVAADPGPMTATTAAVVITVLVAVLSLVAALRRLRVAPEERYGLPIGAWAAAVDDATAGSGLDTALSVALALSVLLAAGAFAVGLAAPKDGTHYTDFTVGAETEDGTLVHAGYPTDMAPGDSAELSFLVDNNENRTVEYTVVVEQQAIDANGEVTRSVELDRFSETVGPEESWQQRHVLTSQFGGERVQIAYLLYRGDVPGNPTRANADEVVYVEVQSPPPQTGSGGSGSNGSGGGSGGGPSGNGSAALLAPGIP, encoded by the coding sequence TCGGTGTCGTCGACTTCCTCCTCGTCACCGGAGCGATCGTCGGGTCGGGGAACCCCAACCCGTTACGCATCCTCCTCACCCTCCCGGTCATGCTGTTCCTGCCGGGATACGCGCTGGCCGCCGCGGCGTTCCCGCGTCGTATCCTGCGAAAGCGGGATCGGCGCTCGCGCGCCCGCGGATCGCTCCTGGGGCGGATCTCGGGGCGCTCACAGGCGGGGATCGACAACGTCGAGCGGCTCGGGCTCGCCTTCGGACTCAGCGTCGCGTTGATGCCGATGCTGGGTCTCGTCGTCGCCGCCGACCCCGGCCCGATGACGGCGACGACCGCCGCCGTCGTCATCACCGTGCTGGTCGCCGTGCTGTCCCTCGTGGCCGCGCTCCGCCGACTGCGCGTCGCGCCCGAGGAGCGATACGGCCTCCCGATCGGCGCGTGGGCCGCCGCCGTCGACGACGCGACCGCCGGGTCGGGGCTGGACACGGCCCTCTCGGTCGCGCTCGCGCTGTCCGTCCTGCTCGCCGCGGGCGCGTTCGCCGTCGGCCTCGCCGCGCCGAAGGACGGGACGCACTACACCGACTTCACCGTCGGAGCCGAGACCGAAGACGGTACCCTCGTCCACGCCGGATACCCGACCGACATGGCCCCCGGCGACTCCGCGGAACTCTCGTTCCTCGTCGACAACAACGAGAACCGCACGGTCGAGTACACCGTGGTCGTAGAGCAGCAGGCGATCGACGCGAACGGCGAGGTGACGCGATCGGTCGAACTCGACCGCTTCAGCGAGACCGTCGGACCTGAGGAGTCGTGGCAGCAGCGTCACGTGCTCACCTCGCAGTTCGGCGGCGAGCGCGTCCAGATCGCCTACCTCCTCTACAGGGGCGACGTCCCGGGCAACCCGACGCGGGCGAACGCGGACGAGGTCGTCTACGTCGAGGTGCAGAGCCCGCCGCCGCAGACGGGCAGCGGCGGTAGCGGTTCTAACGGTTCCGGCGGTGGGTCCGGCGGTGGACCGTCGGGCAACGGTTCTGCGGCGCTCCTCGCGCCGGGGATCCCCTGA
- a CDS encoding metal-dependent hydrolase, with product MWPWEHLAVGYIAASLVVHLVWRRSPDAATAVAIAIGSQFPDLIDKPLAWEFGVLSSGISLAHSVFTVAVLCVAVASLAWWRGYPRVGVGFAVAYALHPPMDAVYPIVYGESPSFEVLLWPLVTHVNDSGTGFFENFTYFLSRTVELASSPQGQAYVAFEVLLLGVAFALWLYDGAPGLPRPHRRTYLLDDP from the coding sequence ATGTGGCCCTGGGAACACCTCGCCGTCGGCTACATCGCCGCGTCGTTGGTCGTCCACCTCGTCTGGCGGCGGTCGCCGGACGCCGCCACGGCGGTCGCCATCGCCATCGGGTCGCAGTTTCCCGACCTGATCGACAAGCCCCTGGCGTGGGAGTTCGGCGTCCTGTCGAGCGGGATCTCGCTCGCGCACTCGGTGTTCACCGTCGCCGTCCTGTGCGTCGCCGTCGCGTCGCTCGCGTGGTGGCGCGGCTACCCCAGGGTTGGCGTCGGTTTCGCCGTCGCCTACGCGCTGCACCCGCCGATGGACGCCGTCTATCCGATCGTCTACGGCGAGTCGCCGAGCTTCGAGGTGCTGCTCTGGCCGCTCGTCACGCACGTGAACGACTCCGGGACGGGGTTCTTCGAGAACTTCACGTACTTCCTCTCCCGGACGGTCGAACTCGCGTCGAGTCCGCAGGGGCAGGCCTACGTGGCCTTCGAGGTCCTCCTCCTCGGTGTCGCGTTCGCCCTGTGGCTCTACGACGGCGCTCCGGGACTCCCGCGACCGCATCGACGGACGTACCTCCTCGACGACCCATGA
- a CDS encoding glycosyltransferase family 2 protein encodes MYRNHSVGVVVPAYNEQGLIGRVIDTVPGFVDHVYVIDDGSTDGTWEEIQAHATAVNRQREVEQVLADGGHQAIVLPFRNEENLGRGGSVKFGYREALEDGMDIVAVMDGDGQMDPSILDRMLDPIVEGRADYVKGNRLSSRKSWQGMSRFRLFGNVMLTFLTKISTGYWGVSDSQNGYTAISRQALERIPIDELYDDYGFLNDILSKCNLKDLRVADVPHSAIYGEEQSTIRYGSFIPRVSLLLLRNFRDRIKFKYLLLDFHPVVFCYVLALVAMLVGLFGGAYTVATWTQGAFVRGMLSTLVFLVGALFLVLALAYDVELNAHLMADAERN; translated from the coding sequence ATGTACCGGAACCACTCCGTCGGCGTCGTCGTTCCCGCGTACAACGAACAGGGTCTCATCGGTCGCGTCATCGACACCGTACCGGGGTTCGTCGATCACGTCTACGTCATCGACGACGGATCGACCGACGGTACCTGGGAGGAGATCCAGGCGCACGCGACCGCCGTGAATCGTCAGCGTGAGGTCGAGCAGGTGCTCGCCGACGGTGGTCACCAGGCGATCGTCCTCCCGTTCCGAAACGAGGAGAACCTCGGCCGCGGCGGGAGCGTCAAGTTCGGCTACCGCGAGGCGCTCGAGGACGGGATGGACATCGTCGCGGTGATGGACGGCGACGGGCAGATGGACCCGTCGATCCTGGACCGGATGCTCGATCCGATCGTCGAGGGCCGCGCGGACTACGTGAAGGGAAACCGCCTGTCGAGTCGCAAGTCCTGGCAGGGGATGTCCCGCTTTCGCCTGTTCGGGAACGTCATGCTGACGTTCCTGACCAAGATCTCGACCGGGTACTGGGGGGTGTCGGACTCGCAGAACGGGTACACCGCCATCTCGCGGCAGGCGCTCGAACGCATCCCCATCGACGAACTCTACGACGACTACGGCTTCCTCAACGACATCCTCTCTAAGTGTAACCTCAAGGACCTGCGCGTCGCCGACGTTCCTCATTCCGCGATCTACGGCGAAGAGCAGAGCACGATCCGCTACGGGTCGTTCATCCCGCGGGTGTCGCTCCTGCTCCTGCGTAACTTCCGGGATCGAATCAAGTTCAAGTACCTCCTACTCGACTTCCATCCGGTCGTCTTCTGTTACGTACTGGCGCTCGTCGCCATGCTCGTCGGTCTGTTCGGCGGTGCCTACACCGTCGCCACGTGGACGCAGGGTGCGTTCGTCCGCGGCATGCTCTCGACGCTCGTGTTCCTCGTCGGCGCGCTCTTTCTCGTCCTCGCGCTGGCGTACGACGTCGAACTCAACGCCCACCTGATGGCGGACGCGGAGCGCAACTGA